In one window of Zhongshania aliphaticivorans DNA:
- the thiO gene encoding glycine oxidase ThiO, producing MSSSLPNSQCVNTCKSTQAKTIGIAGAGLLGRLLAWKLLQQGYKVTLFDRGSRAAELSAAKVAASMLAPYSEVVSAERKVFDWGRMALSWWPKELAALAQMTGQHVDFATDGSIVIAHDLDKSSLTNFEHQLREKVPDCAEYIECIERDRLAVLEPELAERYCGGLFLAEEGYLDNEALLHSLVLGITALGGVWCEYTEVERVTAGRIHLATQQHCFDVAIDSRGMGAQAQLPALRGVRGEVLWVHAPEVSLQRPVRLMHPRYKLYISPRSGQRYVIGATEIESESMQPVTVRSSLELLSALYSVHSGFAEATVLHAYAHCRPAMPDNLPIIHSEPGLLRVNGLYRHGYLLSPYVVESALKKLIDCNDLATEINH from the coding sequence ATGAGTTCATCACTGCCTAATTCGCAATGCGTAAATACCTGCAAGTCAACGCAGGCCAAGACCATAGGTATTGCCGGCGCTGGCTTGTTGGGACGCTTGCTAGCGTGGAAGCTATTGCAGCAGGGTTACAAGGTTACCTTGTTTGATCGCGGCAGCCGCGCGGCAGAGCTAAGCGCCGCGAAGGTTGCTGCGTCTATGCTGGCGCCGTATAGCGAAGTGGTTAGTGCCGAGCGCAAGGTGTTTGACTGGGGCCGCATGGCATTAAGCTGGTGGCCAAAAGAACTAGCGGCCTTAGCGCAGATGACAGGGCAGCATGTCGACTTTGCGACAGACGGTAGTATCGTCATTGCGCACGACTTAGATAAATCCAGCTTGACGAATTTTGAGCATCAGTTACGGGAGAAAGTGCCTGATTGCGCAGAATATATTGAGTGTATTGAGCGTGATCGGCTGGCAGTCTTAGAGCCTGAATTGGCGGAACGGTATTGCGGCGGTTTGTTTTTGGCCGAAGAGGGCTATCTTGATAATGAGGCGTTATTGCACTCATTGGTGCTGGGCATTACGGCGCTCGGTGGGGTGTGGTGTGAATATACTGAAGTAGAGCGCGTTACTGCTGGAAGAATACATCTGGCAACGCAGCAGCATTGTTTTGATGTGGCTATTGATAGTCGGGGCATGGGCGCGCAAGCGCAGTTGCCGGCCTTGCGTGGAGTAAGGGGAGAGGTGCTGTGGGTGCATGCGCCAGAGGTTTCGTTACAGCGACCGGTAAGGTTGATGCATCCACGCTATAAATTATATATTTCTCCGCGCTCGGGGCAGCGCTACGTGATTGGCGCCACTGAGATAGAAAGTGAATCTATGCAGCCGGTGACTGTGCGCTCAAGCCTTGAGTTGCTGTCCGCACTTTACAGTGTCCACAGCGGATTTGCTGAGGCCACCGTGCTGCACGCCTATGCGCATTGTCGACCAGCCATGCCAGATAATTTGCCAATCATCCATAGTGAACCCGGTTTGCTACGGGTAAATGGTTTATACAGGCACGGCTATTTACTCAGTCCCTATGTGGTTGAATCAGCCTTGAAAAAACTTATCGACTGCAATGATCTTGCTACAGAAATTAATCACTAA
- the thiS gene encoding sulfur carrier protein ThiS, with protein sequence MDDDHKITVSVNNENKICSAKKALSEQLIQWGFEAGKVAVAVNEGFVPRSQYQHYCLQEGDKVDVLAPVQGG encoded by the coding sequence ATGGATGATGATCATAAAATCACCGTCAGCGTTAATAATGAAAACAAGATTTGTTCAGCAAAAAAAGCGTTATCTGAACAATTGATTCAGTGGGGCTTTGAGGCCGGCAAGGTTGCTGTCGCTGTTAATGAAGGCTTTGTACCGCGCTCCCAATATCAACATTATTGTTTGCAAGAGGGTGACAAAGTCGATGTATTGGCGCCGGTGCAGGGCGGCTGA
- a CDS encoding thiazole synthase — MDKQIQDTWTLYGQTFTSRLLIGSALYPSPAIMRDAINESGANIVTVSLRRQSPEQGGGEGFWRQLKAMNKTLLPNTAGCHSVKEAVTLAQMSRELFATDWLKLEVVGDDYNLQPDPMATIEAAEQLIKLGFKVFPYCTDDLVVCQRLRDVGCQVLMPWGSPIGTGRGLMNPYNLQTIRDRIPDLPLIIDAGIGKPSHAVQALELGFDGILLNTAVAQAGDPINMASAFKHAVAAGRLAQQAGAMPERQTASPSTPTLGMPFWHQQ, encoded by the coding sequence ATGGATAAGCAAATACAAGATACGTGGACGCTCTATGGACAAACATTTACCAGCCGTTTGTTAATAGGCAGTGCCTTGTATCCATCGCCCGCGATTATGCGTGATGCCATCAATGAATCTGGTGCCAATATCGTCACGGTATCGCTGCGCCGACAGTCGCCCGAGCAAGGTGGCGGAGAGGGATTCTGGCGGCAGTTAAAAGCAATGAACAAAACATTGTTGCCCAATACCGCAGGTTGTCACAGCGTGAAAGAGGCGGTGACCTTGGCGCAAATGTCACGGGAGTTATTTGCAACCGACTGGTTAAAGTTAGAAGTAGTAGGTGACGATTACAATCTGCAGCCTGACCCTATGGCCACGATAGAGGCCGCTGAACAATTAATAAAGTTGGGTTTCAAGGTGTTTCCTTACTGCACTGATGACTTGGTGGTGTGCCAGCGCTTGCGCGATGTGGGCTGCCAAGTATTAATGCCCTGGGGCTCACCGATTGGCACCGGCCGTGGTTTGATGAATCCCTACAATTTACAAACTATTCGTGACCGTATTCCTGACTTACCATTGATTATTGACGCCGGCATAGGCAAACCCTCTCATGCAGTACAGGCCTTGGAGTTGGGCTTTGACGGTATTTTACTTAATACCGCCGTAGCGCAGGCGGGAGATCCCATTAACATGGCATCTGCATTTAAACACGCTGTGGCAGCGGGGCGGTTGGCACAGCAGGCCGGTGCCATGCCTGAGCGGCAAACGGCATCGCCATCAACACCAACGCTAGGCATGCCTTTTTGGCATCAGCAATAG